The following are encoded in a window of Rubritalea squalenifaciens DSM 18772 genomic DNA:
- a CDS encoding beta-ketoacyl synthase N-terminal-like domain-containing protein: MKPVSITGISCVSGLGITPAEHASSMEAGTTGLRPLSDLLGDAMDTDGLQGSWIENREILNSRKWAPASALALYCAKQAIEDAGLSGTDLKQAAVIGGSSRGNAWLHDWPGRRPFKLMAASNSMHGEIASAVSIELGITGPWQVISSGCAASLDAIGMAWMMLQSGIVRHVIVLGVELPLVEGIVRDYQDTGVLSTNGINDPYHPETSGFFPGEAGCALVLTTEDVPTAPKLTGYWCNSDADSPIGMPSDGHGLRECLSKAVHDLSDTIQPEVAAVCPHASGTLLHAMAEKQALLEALEPENDVSLHPLKPFTGHTVGASGALDTGILVHYLRIKQLPPNLKGLTSPPAPFHLPDSTTQASGTILKIAVGMGGHNSVISLTPPQ, translated from the coding sequence TTGAAACCAGTCTCTATAACAGGCATCTCCTGCGTATCAGGTCTGGGCATTACACCCGCCGAGCACGCTTCCTCCATGGAAGCTGGCACTACGGGACTACGCCCACTCAGTGACCTGCTGGGAGATGCTATGGATACCGACGGCCTGCAAGGCTCTTGGATCGAGAACCGCGAGATCCTCAATTCCCGCAAATGGGCACCAGCCTCAGCTCTCGCCCTCTATTGCGCCAAGCAGGCTATTGAAGATGCAGGCCTCAGCGGCACGGATCTCAAGCAAGCCGCAGTCATCGGCGGATCCTCCCGAGGCAATGCCTGGTTGCACGATTGGCCAGGAAGACGCCCCTTCAAACTCATGGCGGCCTCCAACTCCATGCATGGGGAAATCGCCTCCGCCGTTTCTATCGAGCTCGGTATTACCGGCCCGTGGCAAGTCATCTCTTCCGGCTGTGCAGCCTCCCTGGATGCCATTGGCATGGCCTGGATGATGTTGCAGTCCGGCATCGTTCGTCACGTCATCGTGCTGGGAGTAGAACTTCCATTGGTCGAAGGCATAGTCAGGGATTACCAAGACACGGGAGTTCTCAGTACCAACGGTATCAATGACCCCTATCACCCGGAGACTTCCGGCTTCTTCCCGGGAGAAGCGGGCTGCGCCCTCGTACTTACCACAGAGGATGTACCGACGGCGCCCAAGCTCACTGGCTATTGGTGCAATTCAGACGCAGACTCCCCCATTGGCATGCCATCAGATGGCCATGGTCTGCGCGAATGCCTTTCCAAGGCTGTCCATGACTTATCAGACACAATCCAGCCAGAAGTCGCCGCCGTCTGTCCACACGCCTCCGGCACCCTGCTGCACGCCATGGCTGAAAAGCAGGCCCTGCTAGAAGCTCTAGAACCAGAAAATGATGTCTCCCTCCACCCCCTTAAGCCATTCACCGGCCACACCGTCGGGGCATCCGGCGCGCTGGACACGGGCATTCTCGTTCACTACTTGAGAATCAAGCAGCTCCCTCCCAACTTAAAAGGCCTCACTTCACCTCCCGCTCCCTTCCATTTACCAGACAGCACCACCCAAGCTTCGGGAACGATCCTTAAGATCGCCGTGGGCATGGGGGGCCATAATTCTGTAATTTCCCTCACTCCGCCCCAGTAG
- a CDS encoding response regulator transcription factor → MHILVVEDQENIASFITKGLEEHGMTVDCVHDGDEGYELAKSKPYDGIVLDIMLPGRDGLSIVSNLRKQNNHVPVILLTARSEIDERVEGLSAGADDYLPKPFHMDELHARLVAIMRRSSPEQSNIMQVDDLIIDRITREVKRNGRAIDLTSREFDLLAYLVQSKNRVLTRTQICEKVWDFHHDTQTNLVDVYIRRLRQKIDTDADHKLIHTVRGVGYKVVPPNEPAHQ, encoded by the coding sequence ATGCATATACTAGTTGTAGAAGATCAGGAAAACATTGCCTCCTTCATCACCAAAGGACTGGAAGAGCACGGCATGACTGTCGATTGTGTTCACGATGGTGACGAGGGATATGAACTAGCAAAGTCTAAGCCCTATGATGGGATCGTTCTCGATATCATGTTACCTGGTAGAGATGGACTCAGCATTGTTTCCAACCTACGCAAACAGAACAATCATGTACCCGTCATCCTCCTAACCGCTCGCTCAGAAATTGATGAACGTGTAGAGGGACTCAGCGCTGGTGCAGACGATTATCTTCCAAAACCATTTCACATGGATGAGCTTCATGCCCGCCTCGTTGCTATCATGAGACGTAGCAGCCCGGAGCAGTCTAACATCATGCAAGTCGATGACCTGATCATTGACCGTATCACTCGAGAGGTAAAACGTAATGGCAGAGCCATCGATCTCACCTCCAGAGAGTTTGATCTGTTGGCATATCTGGTGCAGTCCAAGAATCGCGTTCTTACCCGTACACAGATCTGTGAAAAAGTATGGGACTTCCATCATGATACTCAAACCAATCTGGTGGATGTATATATCAGACGTCTCAGACAGAAAATTGATACTGATGCAGATCACAAGCTGATCCACACAGTACGAGGTGTAGGCTACAAGGTGGTACCACCTAATGAGCCCGCTCATCAGTAA
- the bioB gene encoding biotin synthase BioB, translating to MKFDELKRIYELPLFDLLKQARAVHDANWNDNEIQLCTLLSIKTGGCSEDCSYCAQSSRYNSGVEVERLMEKQAVMERAQAARDSGSTRFCMGAAWRGVRKGTKRFDQVVDIIQDVSKLGMEVCVTLGELGPDEAKILKEAGVTAYNHNVDTSREHYPNIVSTHTYDDRLRTIRNAQDAGMSVCCGGILGLGETPDDRLKMIETISEFNPQPESVPINSLMPMPGTPLEGSDPVTIFDVVRMIAVARIAVPKAKVRLSAGRTQISEEGQALCFFAGANSIFYGDKLLTAKNPAVQKDLKLIETLGLSAKQPNPAMDAPAPECDKPLSPCCG from the coding sequence ATGAAATTCGACGAACTTAAACGCATCTACGAGCTACCCCTCTTTGATCTCCTCAAGCAGGCACGTGCAGTGCACGATGCAAACTGGAACGACAACGAAATCCAGCTTTGCACTCTGCTCTCCATCAAGACTGGCGGTTGCTCGGAGGACTGTTCCTACTGTGCACAGTCTTCTCGTTACAACTCTGGTGTTGAAGTCGAGCGCCTCATGGAAAAGCAAGCCGTCATGGAGCGTGCTCAAGCCGCCAGAGATTCTGGCTCTACCCGCTTCTGCATGGGTGCAGCATGGCGCGGTGTCCGCAAAGGCACCAAGCGCTTTGACCAGGTAGTCGATATCATCCAGGACGTTTCCAAGCTGGGAATGGAGGTTTGTGTCACCCTCGGCGAACTCGGACCAGACGAAGCCAAGATCCTCAAAGAGGCTGGCGTAACTGCCTACAATCACAATGTGGACACCTCACGTGAGCACTACCCGAACATCGTCTCTACCCACACTTACGACGACCGCCTCCGCACCATCCGCAACGCGCAGGATGCTGGCATGTCTGTCTGCTGTGGTGGTATTCTTGGTCTCGGTGAAACACCAGACGACCGCCTCAAGATGATCGAAACCATCTCCGAGTTCAACCCGCAGCCGGAATCTGTGCCGATCAACTCTCTCATGCCAATGCCTGGCACTCCGCTCGAAGGTTCTGATCCAGTGACTATCTTTGACGTGGTTCGCATGATCGCCGTGGCTCGTATAGCCGTGCCAAAGGCCAAGGTTCGCCTCTCTGCAGGCCGTACCCAAATTTCTGAGGAAGGTCAGGCTCTTTGCTTCTTTGCTGGAGCAAACTCCATCTTCTACGGGGACAAGCTCCTTACCGCGAAGAACCCTGCGGTTCAGAAAGACCTTAAGCTGATCGAGACTCTCGGTCTCAGCGCCAAGCAGCCAAACCCTGCCATGGATGCCCCAGCACCTGAGTGTGACAAGCCACTCTCCCCTTGCTGCGGCTAA
- a CDS encoding S1C family serine protease encodes MMKTFGLGAVASLSLLLSCSNLPLWAQASLPGEQRTNGYDVEAAFEPQRQVLQGSSAVFYTGRKNFLYGVVMSEDGWILTKESDIHGAQDLSVRVDKNKYTEPKIMAKDGRWDLALVKIDAEGLTPVTFAESSAIPQGSWVIGNGSSSRANRRVSIGIISAKSRKIDGAAPVVMGVQLEEVENGLKINDVTADTGAAKAGLLKGDIITKFEGDTVLKRESLIEKILDNIPGDKVEVEYLRGGQKMTTEMELMAREDAFGEQQKSRNDQMSGDVSGRRNNFPRVLQTNLPLNSRTVGGPLLDLNGMCIGMNIARANRAESYAIPLEELKEVYQKLRKEASGN; translated from the coding sequence ATGATGAAAACTTTTGGACTAGGGGCTGTGGCAAGCCTATCTCTTCTTCTGTCTTGCTCCAATCTGCCTCTTTGGGCTCAGGCAAGTCTGCCAGGAGAGCAGCGCACGAACGGGTATGATGTGGAAGCGGCCTTTGAGCCGCAGAGACAAGTCTTGCAGGGGAGTTCTGCTGTCTTCTATACAGGACGTAAGAATTTTCTCTACGGTGTCGTGATGAGTGAAGATGGTTGGATTTTGACCAAGGAAAGCGATATTCATGGTGCGCAAGATCTCTCAGTCCGTGTAGATAAAAACAAATATACGGAACCGAAGATTATGGCGAAGGACGGTCGCTGGGATTTGGCTTTGGTGAAGATTGATGCTGAGGGGTTGACTCCGGTAACCTTTGCTGAGTCGAGTGCCATTCCTCAGGGGAGCTGGGTGATCGGTAATGGCTCATCAAGTCGAGCCAATCGCCGAGTCAGTATCGGTATTATCAGTGCTAAAAGCCGCAAGATCGATGGAGCCGCTCCGGTCGTTATGGGAGTTCAACTCGAAGAAGTGGAGAATGGTCTGAAGATCAATGATGTGACTGCGGATACCGGTGCCGCGAAAGCCGGTCTACTTAAAGGCGATATCATTACCAAATTTGAAGGGGATACAGTTCTCAAGAGAGAGAGTTTGATTGAGAAAATCTTGGATAACATTCCTGGTGATAAAGTGGAGGTGGAGTACCTTCGCGGCGGTCAGAAGATGACAACTGAGATGGAACTGATGGCTCGTGAGGATGCTTTTGGTGAGCAGCAGAAGTCCCGGAATGACCAAATGAGTGGAGATGTGTCTGGTCGCCGTAACAATTTCCCTCGGGTGCTGCAGACTAACTTGCCCCTGAACTCTCGTACTGTGGGTGGTCCCTTGCTGGACCTCAACGGCATGTGTATCGGGATGAATATCGCGCGTGCCAACCGTGCAGAAAGTTACGCGATTCCCCTTGAGGAGTTGAAGGAGGTTTACCAGAAGCTGCGCAAGGAAGCGTCAGGTAACTGA
- a CDS encoding AP2 domain-containing protein codes for MPETNPDYAIARIDLPDSCTFGWQVRLQRRGIKYAKFFADGNFGSTQNSLQAARDWRDALLDKLENDDRARICQRSTRNSSGVVGVSKVTVCAANGISYQFWQATWSPAPGKRRCVKFSIKRYGDTQAFEMAVKARIEAVGN; via the coding sequence ATGCCCGAGACCAACCCAGACTATGCCATTGCCCGAATCGATCTTCCCGATTCATGCACTTTTGGTTGGCAGGTCCGGCTCCAGCGGCGCGGCATCAAGTACGCCAAGTTCTTTGCCGATGGTAATTTTGGCTCTACTCAGAATTCTCTTCAAGCAGCGCGAGACTGGCGTGACGCTCTGCTGGATAAATTGGAGAATGATGACCGAGCACGCATCTGCCAACGCTCCACACGAAACTCTTCTGGAGTGGTCGGTGTCTCCAAAGTGACCGTCTGCGCGGCAAACGGAATCAGCTACCAATTCTGGCAAGCCACTTGGTCTCCGGCTCCTGGCAAGCGACGCTGCGTCAAGTTCTCCATCAAACGCTATGGGGACACCCAAGCCTTCGAGATGGCGGTCAAAGCACGCATCGAAGCCGTTGGAAACTGA
- a CDS encoding L,D-transpeptidase, whose translation MSSELNILVSVAEQTLELRKGNEVLHRYPISTAANGIGFQEGSYCTPTGRFIVSEKFGHEEPIHTTFKGRVPTGIWDPCECCEDDLITSRILWLDGQDEANTNSKARYIYIHGTNHEDKIGTPASCGCIRMRNEDIIELFELVPELTLVIIS comes from the coding sequence ATGAGCAGCGAATTAAACATCCTCGTCTCCGTCGCAGAGCAGACTCTTGAGCTGCGTAAAGGGAATGAGGTTCTCCACCGCTACCCTATTTCCACCGCAGCCAATGGCATCGGTTTCCAGGAAGGCTCCTACTGCACGCCTACCGGCCGCTTCATCGTGTCTGAAAAATTCGGTCACGAAGAACCGATCCATACCACCTTCAAGGGACGCGTTCCCACCGGCATCTGGGATCCCTGTGAGTGCTGTGAGGATGATCTCATCACCTCCCGTATTCTCTGGCTAGACGGTCAGGATGAAGCAAATACCAACTCCAAGGCCCGCTACATCTACATCCACGGCACCAATCACGAGGACAAGATTGGCACCCCGGCCTCCTGTGGTTGTATCCGTATGAGAAACGAGGACATCATCGAGCTATTCGAGCTCGTACCCGAGCTGACGCTTGTCATTATCAGCTAG
- a CDS encoding S1C family serine protease has product MRKLFPLKPLLVLTILTSAFGIQGALAERPYFNDKKVPDSREDLLAIQDALTSSLEKARAATVCIQIGKGSGSGVIISEDGLILTAAHVTGATNKKLKVIMEDGTELEAVSMGLNSENDAAMMKITTEGKYPFVEIDSAKSFDESDLKLGDWVFSLGHSGGFDKERGSVVRLGRLVRIANHTIQSDCILIGGDSGGPLFDMNGKLIGIHSRVGKVLDQNMHVPMHVYHTFWKQMSEGEFIGDGPFAQRPVPGSGFIGIAVKEVEGGLEITELDEKAPAKAAEVKVGDILIKVNDDVVQKRDQMAKLMKQYAAGDELELTLLREGKELTVKVVLDKR; this is encoded by the coding sequence ATGAGAAAGCTTTTTCCACTGAAACCCTTACTCGTTCTCACCATCCTGACGAGTGCCTTTGGCATCCAGGGTGCTCTGGCTGAGCGGCCTTATTTTAATGACAAGAAAGTTCCTGATTCGCGTGAGGATCTCTTGGCGATTCAAGACGCCTTGACTTCAAGTCTGGAGAAGGCGCGCGCAGCTACGGTGTGCATTCAAATTGGCAAAGGTTCTGGTAGCGGGGTGATTATTTCTGAGGATGGACTCATCCTCACCGCGGCACACGTAACAGGCGCTACGAATAAGAAGCTCAAGGTGATCATGGAGGACGGTACAGAGCTTGAGGCTGTCTCTATGGGGCTGAATTCAGAGAATGATGCCGCCATGATGAAGATCACGACCGAAGGGAAATATCCGTTCGTGGAAATTGATTCAGCAAAGTCATTCGATGAATCAGATCTCAAGCTAGGTGACTGGGTGTTCTCTCTTGGCCACTCAGGAGGATTTGATAAAGAGCGGGGATCCGTAGTGCGACTGGGTCGTCTCGTGCGCATTGCGAATCATACGATTCAGTCTGACTGTATTCTGATTGGTGGAGACTCTGGTGGTCCCTTATTTGATATGAATGGCAAGCTGATTGGCATTCATAGTCGTGTAGGCAAGGTGCTAGATCAGAACATGCACGTACCGATGCATGTGTATCATACTTTCTGGAAGCAAATGAGCGAGGGAGAGTTTATTGGTGACGGGCCATTTGCGCAACGCCCTGTACCTGGTTCAGGATTTATTGGAATCGCTGTCAAAGAAGTCGAGGGGGGGCTTGAAATCACTGAGCTTGATGAGAAGGCTCCAGCCAAGGCCGCTGAAGTGAAAGTGGGGGATATTCTAATCAAGGTGAACGATGATGTTGTCCAAAAGCGTGACCAAATGGCCAAGCTTATGAAGCAATATGCGGCTGGTGATGAGCTAGAGTTGACTTTGCTGAGGGAAGGAAAAGAGCTTACTGTGAAGGTAGTTCTGGATAAAAGATAA
- a CDS encoding sensor histidine kinase, producing the protein MNKSLRLRLTIVAALFTGGILSLFLYIGWEHLKVQRHRDVDPVLSPLVHKTCMQISSPDDWDRILPQLESSFPFDLPSEGDPIHILLVDHREKEIIYRNSDILLSAITLSSYLPSEQAVENFDKTFTSNSNLRSPTQLEPIIFVPPIDTIALNGIPHRLISCSNPRYTLIMAASTNHINAPIENTLDLTLVAAPIFVLIVAAITWLIIAHALKPLTNIAQTSRKIIEGSLNERVQLKGDESSEIIEVVKIINEMIDRMERNYHQAARFSADASHELKSPLAALQGTLELALQKTDSLPDMENAVFTAYEETQKLKQIINSLLMLTRIDSGSIEADIKDVNVSVLCEELCEDTEILSEEKGIHFIKQIEQDVQLNLDPTLLRQVLNNLLTNALKYNEENGSIACRLYKRNGVECIDVENTGPAIPEDRKDSIFKRFVRLDKARSQKHIKGFGLGLNIASELARINNSKLELVQSHGGVNIFRITLPKDLPLPKQEDESQTSAGDN; encoded by the coding sequence ATGAATAAGTCCCTTCGGCTCAGGCTAACTATCGTAGCAGCCCTTTTCACCGGAGGGATTCTTTCCTTGTTCCTATATATTGGCTGGGAACACCTTAAGGTTCAACGGCACCGTGATGTCGACCCTGTTCTGTCACCTTTGGTGCACAAGACTTGCATGCAGATCTCGTCGCCCGACGATTGGGATAGGATCCTCCCCCAGCTAGAGTCCAGCTTCCCCTTCGACCTCCCCAGCGAAGGCGACCCGATTCACATTCTCTTAGTAGATCACCGGGAGAAAGAGATCATCTACCGGAATTCAGACATCCTCCTGAGCGCCATCACACTCTCCAGCTATCTTCCCAGCGAGCAAGCTGTCGAAAACTTTGATAAAACCTTCACGAGTAATTCGAATCTACGCTCTCCGACCCAGCTAGAGCCAATCATTTTCGTACCCCCCATCGATACGATTGCCCTCAATGGTATCCCTCACCGCCTTATCTCATGTAGCAACCCGCGCTACACACTCATCATGGCGGCGAGCACGAACCACATCAACGCCCCCATTGAGAACACACTCGATCTCACTTTAGTAGCAGCGCCTATCTTCGTGTTGATCGTAGCCGCAATTACCTGGCTGATCATTGCTCACGCACTGAAGCCACTTACAAACATTGCCCAGACTTCCCGAAAGATTATCGAGGGCAGCCTGAACGAGCGAGTTCAGCTCAAAGGTGACGAGAGCTCCGAAATTATCGAGGTGGTTAAGATCATCAATGAGATGATCGACCGAATGGAGCGCAACTATCACCAAGCCGCTCGATTCAGCGCCGATGCCTCGCATGAGCTCAAGTCTCCTTTGGCGGCTCTTCAGGGCACTCTGGAACTCGCTCTACAAAAAACAGACAGTCTCCCCGATATGGAGAACGCTGTCTTCACGGCCTACGAGGAAACACAAAAGCTCAAGCAGATCATCAACAGCCTTCTGATGCTCACCCGCATCGACTCAGGATCGATCGAGGCCGATATCAAGGATGTGAATGTCTCCGTGCTCTGCGAGGAACTTTGTGAGGACACTGAAATTCTTAGTGAAGAAAAAGGCATCCATTTCATCAAACAGATCGAACAAGACGTTCAACTCAACTTGGACCCCACTCTACTGAGGCAAGTACTCAATAATCTGCTCACCAACGCGCTCAAGTACAATGAAGAGAACGGCTCGATCGCTTGCCGTCTGTACAAGCGAAACGGTGTCGAATGCATCGATGTGGAAAATACCGGGCCAGCTATCCCCGAGGACCGTAAAGACAGCATCTTCAAACGCTTCGTTCGCCTCGATAAAGCTCGTAGCCAGAAACACATCAAAGGCTTCGGACTGGGACTTAATATCGCCAGTGAGCTAGCCCGAATCAACAACAGCAAGCTGGAGCTAGTGCAGTCTCACGGCGGAGTGAACATCTTCCGCATCACCCTCCCCAAGGATCTCCCCCTGCCCAAGCAGGAGGATGAGTCTCAGACATCAGCGGGAGACAACTAG
- the ppk1 gene encoding polyphosphate kinase 1: MSANYINRELSWLEFNQRVLSEAQREDLPLLERVKFLAITASNLDEFFQVRVGGLTILRRTGNRKPDFSGLTPLQQLSAIRTRTKKMIADQYSLLNDTLLPELERHNILFKHPRTLSPFLSEQLSERTKEQIIPLLTPLAYDEDQTDPELPALRLIVACTLQDDESLEQRHAFIPIPDHLGRIIYLSENDQQIIVLLEDVIAHYASYLFPGETAVSHSTFKITRNGDIAVHEEDAIDLAGEMEDVLAERKVSNTVRLEFPKGTSRDLESLIKKVTHAPSKSVFKIPGPLALNDFMEIAFLSGHDELKDPVWEPQPSSMLDPQVSMFDSISEQDILLYHPYESFEPVIRLLEEAATDPDVLSIKQVLYRTAKQSRIIDALIKAAENGKQVTVLVELKARFDEARNLQRADELQRAGVQIVYGVKGLKTHAKITLIIRNEGGQLMRYCHLGTGNYNESTAKLYTDASYLTCRKEYGADASLFFNAVTGRSKLIDFSRIVPAPTHMKRKLLELIASETARAKQGEEASITAKVNSLQDQDIIDALYQAAQAGVSVRLNIRGICCLKTSKSTEASNIKVVSVIDRYLEHARIFSFHQGGSPQMYISSADWMTRNLEKRVELMIPILEKNAQRRLTNILEAAFKDNQQAHLILPDGTSARITDRPKKKFRMQKDLQERAEKAAKSRAQRLSTTFEPHLPANG, from the coding sequence CTAACGATTCTAAGGCGCACAGGGAACCGAAAACCAGATTTCTCTGGCCTCACTCCTTTACAACAGCTTTCCGCCATTCGGACTCGGACTAAGAAGATGATCGCGGATCAATACTCTTTGCTTAACGACACCCTTCTACCCGAGCTCGAGCGACATAATATTCTCTTCAAGCACCCGAGAACTCTCTCTCCATTTCTCTCAGAACAGCTGTCGGAGAGAACTAAAGAGCAGATCATTCCTCTCCTCACTCCCCTAGCTTACGATGAGGATCAGACTGACCCAGAGCTACCTGCACTCAGATTGATCGTGGCATGCACCTTGCAAGATGATGAAAGCTTGGAACAAAGACATGCTTTCATTCCCATCCCGGACCATTTGGGCCGCATCATCTACCTCTCGGAGAACGATCAACAAATCATCGTTCTTTTGGAAGATGTCATCGCCCACTATGCTTCTTATCTATTCCCCGGTGAGACCGCCGTCTCACACAGCACCTTCAAAATAACACGTAATGGAGACATCGCGGTACATGAAGAAGACGCAATCGATCTTGCAGGTGAAATGGAAGACGTCCTCGCTGAGAGGAAGGTAAGCAATACCGTTAGACTTGAGTTCCCCAAGGGAACCTCCCGAGACTTGGAGAGCCTGATCAAAAAGGTAACCCATGCCCCAAGCAAGAGCGTCTTCAAAATCCCTGGACCTCTGGCTTTGAATGACTTCATGGAGATCGCATTTCTATCCGGCCATGACGAACTCAAAGATCCGGTATGGGAACCGCAACCATCATCTATGCTGGATCCGCAAGTCTCCATGTTCGACTCCATTTCCGAACAGGACATCCTGCTCTACCATCCCTATGAGAGCTTCGAGCCAGTCATTCGACTGCTAGAAGAGGCTGCCACAGATCCAGACGTTCTCTCGATCAAGCAAGTTCTCTACCGTACCGCCAAGCAATCCCGCATTATTGATGCCCTAATCAAGGCGGCCGAAAACGGCAAACAAGTCACCGTTCTCGTTGAACTTAAAGCTCGCTTTGATGAGGCGAGAAACCTTCAACGAGCAGATGAACTTCAGCGCGCGGGAGTGCAGATCGTCTACGGGGTCAAAGGTCTCAAGACGCATGCAAAAATCACACTCATCATACGCAATGAAGGAGGCCAGCTCATGCGCTACTGCCACCTAGGCACAGGAAACTACAACGAATCCACCGCCAAGCTCTATACTGACGCTTCTTACCTGACATGCCGCAAGGAGTATGGAGCTGACGCTTCACTTTTCTTCAACGCCGTTACCGGAAGATCTAAACTGATCGACTTCAGCCGTATCGTCCCTGCACCGACACATATGAAGCGGAAACTGCTAGAACTCATTGCCAGTGAGACGGCCCGGGCAAAACAGGGCGAAGAGGCATCCATTACGGCAAAAGTCAATTCACTGCAGGATCAAGACATTATCGACGCCCTCTATCAGGCAGCTCAAGCGGGCGTCAGTGTGAGACTCAATATTCGTGGCATCTGTTGCCTCAAAACAAGTAAGTCTACGGAAGCTTCGAACATCAAGGTGGTGTCCGTCATTGATCGCTATCTTGAGCACGCAAGAATCTTTTCCTTCCACCAAGGAGGTTCACCTCAGATGTATATCTCCTCGGCCGACTGGATGACCCGCAATCTGGAAAAACGAGTCGAACTGATGATTCCTATATTGGAAAAAAATGCTCAAAGACGCCTCACCAACATCTTGGAAGCAGCCTTCAAAGATAACCAGCAAGCGCATCTGATTCTACCAGACGGCACCTCTGCTAGAATTACTGATAGACCGAAGAAGAAATTCCGGATGCAGAAAGACCTTCAAGAACGAGCTGAAAAAGCCGCCAAATCACGAGCTCAGAGATTGAGCACGACTTTTGAGCCTCACCTTCCCGCTAACGGATAG
- a CDS encoding TPM domain-containing protein: MRCPCCSQKIHKSAEACPHCGGDLLRLNRVYRNFDKRVRRPHDVAGVLRVQQRRKMEAWIRSLEKAFPDLFISVALVALNDGQDVRSYGFWLLNTGEFDDVPSTAYEEGGVMLVLDVHKKQMCLHFGYLLDDLVDEVEAFEVVSKAHPYLLEADYMNAVELVLKKLKAFLVKKARESRRLSRKLAKGGKV; this comes from the coding sequence ATGAGATGCCCCTGCTGCAGCCAGAAGATTCACAAGAGTGCGGAAGCATGTCCGCACTGCGGTGGAGACTTGCTGCGGCTCAACAGGGTCTACCGAAATTTTGATAAGCGGGTACGGCGCCCGCATGACGTAGCCGGTGTGCTGCGTGTGCAGCAGCGCCGCAAAATGGAAGCTTGGATCAGGAGTCTGGAGAAGGCGTTTCCAGATCTCTTTATCTCAGTAGCCTTGGTGGCGTTAAACGATGGCCAGGATGTCCGTTCTTATGGTTTCTGGCTGCTCAATACAGGTGAGTTTGATGATGTGCCCTCGACGGCTTATGAAGAGGGTGGGGTGATGCTTGTGTTGGATGTTCACAAAAAGCAGATGTGCTTGCATTTTGGTTATCTGTTAGATGATCTGGTAGATGAAGTGGAGGCTTTTGAAGTGGTAAGCAAAGCGCATCCATACTTACTGGAGGCTGACTATATGAATGCAGTCGAGTTGGTGCTGAAGAAGCTCAAAGCCTTCCTGGTCAAAAAAGCACGTGAGTCCAGACGGCTCAGCCGTAAACTTGCGAAAGGAGGCAAAGTGTGA